The Humulus lupulus chromosome 3, drHumLupu1.1, whole genome shotgun sequence genome window below encodes:
- the LOC133823088 gene encoding protein IQ-DOMAIN 29 has product MGKTPAKWFKNLLLGKKSSKSNLSKGREVLKPSNKGEQLVSSKLSVTDVNVAAPVISSPLVGTIAGNEVGSENEVAAKLQNDEAIIMNVKEDGSTEATVCSESPEDAEKIKLEKAATKAQAAFRGYAARREFQSFKGLIVLQAHVRGHLVRRQAVSTLCCVKGIVKFQTLVRHHKGAKYSNTIIVGASNEVRRLSKNPFVSNLLASLPTAVPLHLQYDSGEPNSATLWLERWTRSRFWEPFSEQKKKSDSKSHRKHESSRSTETEQDKSKTSVRRLSGAKVEILSVRSASDSEKRNRNPRKVSSLPSNSVQEHSQNETCKVKFSLRKAPDPTKERSDQYEVQNAQLKHRMRKPLGSTAPDISEPEARASDSAEKLKDIEVAAPNQSEFGDLELHKFDNPDDKLHCQSSIGLQPIEIIGKTEDIQELNQQLSCKDDCICNDSQKTRQRRASLPAKFDPQENVVHDTPKLPSYMAPTESAKARLRGQGSPRLSRDVVEKNALLRRHSLSSSTNSMLTSLSPRAHKLVQATGKGVIRGDRSLSSSRDGDKLIQAEWRR; this is encoded by the exons ATGGGGAAAACTCCAGCAAAATGGTTTAAGAACTTGCTTCTTGGGAAGAAATCATCAAAGTCTAATCTTTCAAAAGGAAGAGAGGTACTG AAACCTTCAAATAAAGGGGAACAGTTGGTGTCTTCTAAGTTGTCTGTCACGGATGTAAATGTGGCTGCTCCAGTTATATCATCTCCACTGGTTGGAACTATTGCCGGTAATGAAGTGGGCTCAGAAAATGAAGTTGCTGCCAAATTACAAAATGATGAAGCAATCATAATGAATGTAAAAGAAGATGGCTCTACAGAAGCTACCGTTTGTTCCGAGTCTCCTGAAGATGCTGAGAAAATCAAGCTAGAGAAAGCTGCGACAAAGGCGCAGGCTGCTTTTAGAGGTTATGCG GCTCGTCGGGAATTTCAATCTTTTAAGGGCCTCATAGTGCTGCAAGCACATGTTCGTGGCCACTTGGTTAGAAGGCAAGCTGTATCCACTTTATGCTGTGTGAAGGGAATTGTTAAGTTCCAGACACTAGTTCGGCACCACAAG GGTGCTAAATATTCAAATACCATTATAGTTGGTGCATCTAATGAGGTCAGAAGGCTGTCCAAAAATCCATTTGTTTCCAAT cttcttGCTTCATTGCCTACTGCGGTTCCCCTGCATCTACAGTACGATTCTGGAGAACCTAACTCTGCAACCCTATGGCTTGAACGCTGGACCAGGTCCCGTTTTTGGGAACCCTTTTCAGAACAAAAGAAAAAATCTGACTCAAAATCACACAGGAAGCATGAGAGCTCCCGATCAACAGAAACTGAACAAGACAAGTCAAAAACAAGTGTACGTAGACTATCTGGTGCAAAAGTTGAAATTTTATCAGTACGTTCTGCTTCAGATTCTGAAAAGCGCAATCGTAACCCAAGGAAAGTATCCAGTCTCCCTTCAAATTCTGTTCAAGAACATTCACAAAATGAGACTTGTAAAGTTAAGTTTAGTTTAAGAAAAGCTCCTGATCCCACAAAGGAGCGTTCAGATCAATATGAGGTTCAGAATGCACAACTAAAACACAGAATGAGAAAGCCCCTAGGTTCTACTGCTCCTGATATTTCAGAGCCGGAAGCTAGAGCTAGTGATTCTGCTGAGAAGTTGAAAGATATTGAGGTGGCAGCACCAAACCAATCTGAATTTGGGGACTTGGAACTGCATAAATTTGATAATCCTGATGATAAGCTACATTGCCAATCTTCCATTGGTTTGCAGCCAATAGAGATTATTGGTAAAACTGAAGATATTCAAGAACTAAATCAGCAGTTAAGCTGCAAGGATGATTGCATATGCAATGATAGCCAGAAAACACGTCAAAGAAGAGCTTCTTTGCCTGCAAAATTTGACCCTCAAGAGAATGTTGTACATGACACACCAAAACTGCCAAGCTATATGGCTCCAACTGAATCTGCAAAAGCTAGGCTGAGAGGACAAGGTTCGCCACGACTTTCACGGGATGTGGTTGAGAAAAATGCTTTATTGAGACGGCATTCTTTGTCTTCATCCACCAATAGCATGCTGACTTCTCTCTCCCCAAGAGCACACAAGCTTGTTCAAGCAACAGGCAAAGGAGTGATCAGAGGTGACAGATCTTTGTCATCTTCTAGAGATGGTG ATAAGCTGATTCAAGCTGAGTGGAGAAGGTGA